The Cellulophaga sp. RHA19 genome includes the window TAAAAGTAGTTATAGTAGAAGACGAGTTTAATGCTCAAAATACCTTATCTAAATTACTAAAATACACTCAAAAAGATATAGATGTAATAGCAACAATAGATACGGTTAATGATGCTATTTTATTTTTAAATGAAAATACACCAGATTTAGTTTTTATGGATATAGAACTAATTGGTGGTAATGCATTTACAATATTAGATGCATTAGATAAAATATCTTTTAGAATTATTTTTACTACTGCTTATGATGATTTTGCTATACAAGCTATACGTGTAGATGCTATAGATTATTTACTTAAACCAATAGATTCTGATGAGCTTACAGCGTGTATAGACAGGTTTAGAACTTTATACAAGCAAGATAAGAAGGTGCTTAGTTTAGAAATGAAAATTCAGGATTTAGAAACTAAGGACGAGCATAAGAATTTATTAATTAAAACCACTCAAGAGCAACACATATTGCCTTTAAATGACATTATTAGGTGCCAGTCTGATGGGAGTTACACTATTTTTTACACAGCAGATAAAAAAATAATGAGTGCCCGTAATTTAAAGTATTATGAGAATATTTTAAGCGAACAAATATTTGTTAGAGTACACCAATCTCATCTTATAAATATAAATTATATAGAGTCTATTGTGCTAAATAATATTTTATTAAAAGACGGAGAAAAAATTCCGTTAGCCTCTAGAAAAAAGAGCTACTTAAAACAGTTTTTAGCCAATTTGTAAACGGATTTAAAACAAAAAACAACGCTTGTAAAACCGTTTATCACATAAGTGTGTTTTAGTGCTATTTTAGAATCATAGATTATTAAAATTAACACTTAAAACATACAATTATGGGACTTAAAGAAAAGAAAATTACAAAAGCATTTCAAGACGAAAAATTTCCTGCGTTAAAAGAACAAATAACTAAAGCAGCTGGCTTTGATGTTCCTTTAGAAATAGAATGGGAAACATTATTTGAAGACCGTTTTACGCATTTGTATATGGATACATATTCTCAAATTTATTTTGAGCCATTAGTAGAAGCTTTTACAGCAATTACTGCAGATGATATGGGTAAAGAAGCATTACAAGAAGGGCTTAAAAAAGTTGTAATTGTAAACAGAGATAATCACCACAATCCAGAAAGAGCTTATACTTTTACAGATGGTGTTTTAGAAGTAAATCACTGCCCAGTAAGTAATGCTCCAGATGTTAGTAGCAGAGTAAAAGTACTTACAAATTTGTTAGAGAATAACTTGTAAAATATAAGTTATATGCAAACTACTCTAAGAGATTTAACACAAGGAGAAATAAATAATTTAGAGCTAGATTTAGATTTGGCGTATTCTATTTGTAAAAAATATGAACCTGATTTTAATGGTTCATTTACAGCTAGTCTGTTAACCAAAGTTTTTGGACTTTGGTTAACAGATTCGTCAAATTTTGTAGCTAATGAAGATATAGCAGACTTTAACTCTAAATGTCTAACCAAACCAACGCCTAAAATGGTAGAGTTTGGTTTAGGAAGTGCTTACGGCGAAGTCCTAAACGAGGAGTTTGGTACCAGTTGGAAGCATATTACAGATGAGTATGGTGCAGAAATTTGCATTCGTAATGAAGATCCTGTGTATACTACTTTCCCTTATACAATAGTTCAAAAAAGAATAGATTCTAAAGAAACTTCTTTTTTTGAGCCTATAATGGAAACTATGAGGTATAACATAGGTAAAAAATAAGAGGCAATTATTTAATGACAGATGATGATAAGGGAAAAGTAGACCTGCAAAAGTCAATAGTAAATAACACCTATGCAGGTTTATTGTTGTTTTATAGAGATTGTGATTTAGATGAATCATTAATTTCTAAGTACAAAAAAAATCAAATTTTAAAAGAAGAAGGCTTTACAGACGTATCTGCATTTAGTGCAGGCTTGTCTAAAAAGGTTAGGTTTACAATTGCAAGTAACAAAGCCATAAATATGGCTAAAATTAATCCGGATGTAGCTAAGTTTGGCTTTTATGTAGTTAGGGCGCCTGGCTTTTTTAAAGTGTTAGATGTATATAAAACAGGAGATAAAACACATATTATTTTACTTCATATAGATAAAGATTATGTTGTGTTTTTTAAAAGGAGCAGCATGTCTTTAGACGAACAAATTATAAACTTAGCAAAAAAGAGATTTTCAAGAAATTTAGTAGCAGATTATAATGTGTTTTTATATGAAGAAGAATGGCTAGAGAGAACTAAAAACCCTATAGGAATGACTGATGATGGAGAGCTTTTTTTACTTACAGCCAATAAATAAAACTAAAAAAACCAAGATTAATACTTAAAAATGTAAATGGAAAACGAAAAAAATAACCAAGAATTAAATATGGCTGACTTTAAGATAATAGAGAAATTAAAACCACAATCTTTTAATGATTTAGTTGAAAATTATGCAGGTTTGTCTTTTGAAAAACAATATGTTTTTGGCGATGTAATAGGAGATAATGGTTGGCAACTAGATATGGGTAAAGCTACTATTACTTTTGGAGAGTTATCTTTTCCAATACAAGTAATAGGTTCATTATCTTTTAATACAAGTTCTTGGATGTGGGGTTGGGCAAACACGCAAAGCGGAATTCCAGAAAATTTATTGCTACAGTCTAATAAGTTGAAAGAATTTGGAGAAGAACATGCTATTAAAGAGCTTATAGAACCTCATTTTAATGTAGATGAAAATTTTGAGCATAAAATGGGAATGGTTGCTTGTGGTTTGTTTAACTCTAAAAGCTACTACTGTGCTAATTACGGACAAGGAACATTGGTTGTAACTATAGATGATGATAAAATACCAGCAATAGATAAGAGCAAACTAGAGAAGGTTTTAACTGTATTTCCTCAGTTAATAAGCTCTATAAGTATAGCGCACGTGAGTGCTTTAAAAAACTATTTAATAGATCGTGACTTTAAACTTAGTATGTCTGATAAGGAGATAAAAGGAGAAAAAGATGGTAAAGTAGTTACGGCTGAGTTTGATGATTTAGGAAGGTTACAGTCCTTAAGTGGTAAACTCTAAATATTAGAATCCAACTAAACCAAATAAGTAAAGCTCTGTAGCGTAAATGTTACAGGGCTTTTTATGTTTTAAGTATTTAAATAGTATCAAAATTGAATAATAAACATTAAATTCTTAATTAATTTTTTAGTTTTATTTTCTTAAAAAATAATCTGATATCAAACTAAATAAATGAACAACCAATTAAGTCTAATTAAAACTAAAATTTACGATAAGTGTAAACTCACCATAACCAACTTTATATTAGAAGAAGAAAGTAAGGAATATGATGCTTGCAGGTTTTTGTTAGGCGGACACGTTATTATTAGCAGAAACTCTAAAATAACACCTAAAAAACTTGGTCAGTTTGTTACGTTTTGGAAAAGAAGTAAAAGTGGACCAATAGAGCCATTTAATGCCACAAATAACATAGATTTTTTTATTGTAAACGTAGCAGATCAAGATAAGTTAGGGCAATTTGTTTTTCCTAAATCTGTTTTACTAAAAAAAGGAATACTATCTACAGAGAAAAAGGAGGGTAAAAGGGCATTTAGAGTATACCCTAGTTGGGTTGTGCCAATAAGTAAACAGGCTTTAAAAACCCAAGAGTGGCAATTAAAATATTTTTATATTATTAATGATGAAATCAATCTAGAGGAGGTTAATGCTCTTTATAGTTAGTTCATATAAGTTAAATTAATTCCCTGTAAAAAGGGTGGTGTTTTCACTAGATATAGGCTTATAATCCTAGTGAAATAGTTACATCTTTGAAGTATCTAAATATTGTAATACAACTTTAAAAAGATGGTATGAAACTAAAACACACTTTATCTCTAATATTACTAGCAGCTTTGTTTTTTACTTCTTGTAAAGACCGGCAATATGCTTCTAACATACAAACCAACTATCTAACTAAAAGTAAGGGAGATATTTTTATGAGTAGTAGAATAGAACTATTAGAAGATACCATTAGAGACTTGAAAAAAGAGGTAGCTTCTTTAACGTCTTATAAATCAAAGGTTGTAAGCGGAAAATTAATATTTGGAGTAGAAGTTGCAACTTTTCAGCCTTGTGGCAGTGATAAAATATTTTGGATTACTGATAACTATAAAAAAACTGGTAAATTAGAGAAACTTTATTATGCCTTGGCAAACGGAAAAGAACCTTATAGTCCTATTTACGCTAAAATTGAAATAATAGATAAAGGCAAGGATAAGTATGGTTTTGCAGCAGATTACAATGGTACATATGAGTATGTTAATGTTTTAGAGGTAAGACATATAAAGTCTTCAGATTGTAAATAAAATTATATATTGATGAAAAAAATACTTTTACTCTTATTTTTAGGTATACAATTTGGCTTTGCGCAAACAAGTGTTAAACAAATTAGCTTGTCAGACGCCGCATTGCAATTAACCAAGGATAATGTAACCTACGATCCTAGCTATTTTTCTATAGATTATCCTAATGGCGATGTGCCTAGTGATAAAGGTGTTTGTACAGATGTTATAGTTAGAGCGTACCGAAAATTAGGAATAGATCTACAAAAAAATGTGCATTTAGATATGAAGTCTAATTTTAATGTCTACCCAAAATTATGGGGTTTAAAAACTACAGATAAAAATATAGATCACCGCAGAGTACCTAATTTAATGACCTATTTTAAAAGAAAAGGAGAAGAAAAATTAATATCTAAAAAAGCAGAAGATTATGTTGCTGGCGATATAGTTTGTTGGAATTTAGGAGGAGCCATTACACATATTGGTATTGTTGTAAATAAAAAATCTAAAGATGGTAAAAGAAACTTAATTGTACACAATATTGGAGGTGGCCAAGTTTTACAAGATTGCCTTTTTTCTTTTAAAATTATTGGTCATTATAGGTATAAAATATAGACTTTATTACCCTGTAAACTGCTAGTTTGTTTTTACCATAAGTAGGTTATTTTTAAGCACTAAATATCTTCAACTTTGTTACCTTAATATTTGTAAAGAACCAACAGGTAAACGTTTAATTTATATGCGTATTTATAAAACTATTACATACTTCTGCTTTTTTTTGGTAATGTGCTCTTGCGCAACACTAAAAAATACACCTACGGCAGCAAATAGGGTAGAGTTAACAGCAGATAATTTACATTTAATAAATGGTACATATCAAAATAACATAAAAAATACGCCTTACGCTTCAGAGTTTTTTTGGGGATCTTTTTTTAGCAAAAAGGAGAGTGATGCTGTTTATGGTAATGAGTCCAAAGAAAAACCACCTTTTTTTATCACACTAAAAGCAGTAAACAAAAAAAGAATAAATGCAACTGTTACGGTAAATGATAGTGTTTTAAAAACAATAAAAATTAGAGGCCGAATTAAAAATGGATACTTTGAACAAAACAGAAAAATGTATATTATTCCTATTGCAATTATAAATGTTGCTTATTCATCAAAATTTAGAATAGGACTAATGAGTAATAGCAACGTTACTACAGATTTCCAAAAGATAGAAACAGGAACGGTCTACTTTTTTCATCCATTTAATAACAATATTGCTAGTTATAATTTAGAACATAAAAAAACAGCTAATTTTATTACAGCTCAAAGAGTTTTTAAGTGAGATACAATTAAAACAACAAAAATAGACACAAAATAAAAGTAATTAATAGCAGTTACAAATACTAAAAAGGCAATATAAGATGTTTTACATTATAATAATTATACTAACTATAATTAGTGCATTAACACTAGGTATGTTTAGGAAAAATGCTGTAACACAACCTAAAAAATATATAGTTGTAGTGTCTGCAATAGGCTTAGTTGTAAGCCTAATAATGGGGTTTTATATAGGAACCGCGTATACTCACGGTTTTGATATTCCGTGGTGGTTTTTTAGTATTCTATTTTTTATAATGATACTAGTCCCGTGCCTTATTTTAGTTGCATTAGCACAATTAAAATTAAAAGTAAAAAAGCACAGAGATTAAAAAGTAATTCTAGAACAGTAATGAAAGATGATTTAAATAATAAAAACTTAGATATGGATAACGAAGAGTTAGAAGATGATATGCAAGTAAGAACTAAAACTGCAGTAGCAGAACGTATTTTAGGTTTGCTAGCAATTATAGGTAAGGTTCATCAAGGACAAGAACCTAGTTTTAAGTCTTGGGTTACCAATAATGGCATAAATAATTACTTGTCTTTTAAAGAAACAGAATTTATAAATTCAGTAGAGCCAGAAGAAAATGACATTGTATACTATAGTTGGCGAGCAGAGGCCTTAACATCTTTGTTTTGGGCTGTAAATTTAATAGAAGAAATGCCAGCCTTAAATACACAGTTTGATGTGTACAGCATTAGAGAGCTTGCCGAAATAATAGGCAACCCTAAAGCATTTATAAAATCTGTTACGCTAAGGTCTGATGAGGATTTAATGGCCATAGAAACAGAGTTGTATAATCAGCATTGGCGAGTAAGAGACGCACAATTATTTGGTAAAGAAATGCCAGAAGAATTAAACCCTAGTGTTGTATATGAAAGAAGATATGCACTTAGTTGGATAATTGGCTATGGTGATGATTGGGACAGTGTGCCAACAGACACCTAAAAATTATAATTAGTATGTTAATACAGTAAAAAACACAAGGCGTTAAATCTATGGTAAAATAGAACAATACGCCTTGTATCACTTCATAAAAAAGTCTAATTAACGTATCTTGCAGGCTTCTTTTAAAGATGAATCTTATGCAAGACAATAAAACACTAAATTATATAAAAGATGTAGTAGCAAATATGCCAAAAGATTGGTTAAACTTAACTACACATCGTCTAGATATCTACAATGAAGAACTAGCTAAAGTTCAGTTTTTAAACGAGCTAGAGGCTTTATATGTAGCAAATAATAGTACTACAACTGCTTTAAGTGAGTTACACACTGCTTATGACTACATTAGACTAGGTCATCCTTTATCTTGTGTGCTAGAGTGGGGAATAGCAAAACTACACGGTTTAGACACACAAAATGTAATAAGTTTTGACTCTAACACTGTTCCTGTTTTATCAATATTGCGTAAAAATTTATTTGATAAAAAAGAAACTCAAATACTATATACAGGTGAGTTGCCAGCTAATTTTAATGTAGATGTTATTAAAAATGTTTATGGCTACAATTTCAACCTAAAAAAAATAAATAGCGCTAATGATGTTACTGCTTTTAATGGTAGTACCGTTTTTATTGAAGATCAGAAAACCATTGGTGCAGTTACCTTAAATTCTAACATAGATTTTTACATAAGCCTACACGGCAAATTAGGTAGTGTTTTAGTAGTTAATACTACAGAGAATACTGCTACTTATGTAAAAGACATACAGCACGTGCGCAGAAGAGAAACAATTGCAATGACACCTGCAAACTCGCTTTTAGCTTTAAACTCACTTACAGCAGAAGCAGAGTATGTATATGAAGAAGAAGACGTAAAGGCAGATAAGGCAAGTGTTTTAGCATCTATAAAAGACATTACCCGCGCAAGTACCAAACCATTAGTAGCCTCTAGCGGATTATCTATACAATATGCTATTTTAATGGGCTTGGTTAATGATGCGTTAGAAAACCATAAAGGAAAAGCTATAAAAATTATTGTACCACCAAACTGTTATGGCGGTACAAATGACCAGGCTAGGAGAGTAGCAGCTTGTTTACAAAATGTTGCTATAGTAGATTTGCCTGTAGATGGTGATAATGATATGGTACAAAGCGTACACACTGTTTTAGACGCTATTGCAGCAGAGGATGCAGTGCCTTTAATTATAGCAGAAATACCAACAAATCCACGTGTAGAAGTTCCAGATTTAATTGCGTTAAAAGATGCATTAAGCAAGGAGCGTAAAACACCATCTGGAGCAATAGCAATAGATCCTGTTTTTATATTAGATCAGACATTTTGCCCTAACGTACACTTTTTAGGAGAAGATGATGTATTATCTTCTGTTAGAATAATTTCTTTTGCAAGTGGCTCAAAATTTCCTAGTGGAGGAAAATGTACAGCTGGTTACTGTGTTGGTAATACTAAGGCAGCAGACCTAATGGAGAAAATAGAGTTGCATTTAACGCTTTGTGATAATGAAGCAACGGCATTGCAGTATAGTATATTGGCAGAACAATTGCCAAGTATGAACCAGAGAATTGCAGATGCGTATACAAATACGCGTGACTTTGTAAACTTTATACACGCTAATTTACCAGGAGCAAAAATTAACTTTGTGTCTAAAGAGTTAGCATCAGAAGGCTTTACACCGTCTGTTTTTTCTCTAGACCTACCAACTAAAGGTAATACAGAAGAAGAAAGAGAAACATACAAACGTGCATTAAATTTAAAATTGATTAATTTAATGATAACTAAAATACCAAACGAGAGTAAGTTTTGTGTTAGTTACGGACAATTAAAAGGGTGCTACTGGACTATACCAGCAACCTCTACACAAGGAACAACAAAAGAAGGTGATAAGGATTATATAGTACGTGCATCTTTATCTCCTAATTTAGACTTAGATTTACACAAACAAGTGTTTTTAGAGTTTGTAGCATCAATCTAAAAACAGTTTAAAAACGCATTTATAAATCGTAGATTGAGAATTGTCTTAAGGCTTTCTCAGTTTACGATTTCGTTTTTTAATCAATGAATCTCAAAGTATCGGGACTTAAATAATTAATAGTATTAATTGAAGATAAATTTCACAATGCTTCTAATTAAAAACGAGCAGTTTAATTTTAGACAGACCTACGAAAGTATTGTGTAAAACTAAAGTTGATATTTCTTGCAAATAATCCGTTTGTTATGAATTCAAACAGCGTTTGAAGAAGTTAGCGATTATTTAGAAATTGAGACGTATAGTTTAGCAATGTGTTCGTGAGTCTAGATTTTTTGGGATAGCTCACAAGATTTTTATTGTTTTTAAAGGAGTTCGTGAATCTATATTGTGATTTGCCTAATGGCAATCTCAATCTGCGATTTCGTTTTTTTATCAATGAAAAAAATGAACAAGCTTATTAAAAAGGCAAATGTTACTTTGTAATAAATCCCTAAGTATTGGGACTTGTATAAATAATAGTATTAATTAAAGATAAATTTCACAATGCTTCTAATTAAAAACGAGCAGTTTAATCTTAGGCTGACCTACGAAAGTATTGCGTAAAACTAAAGTTGATATTTCGTGCAAATAATCCGTTTGTTATGAATTCAAACAGCGTTTGAAGAAGTTAGCGATTATTTAGAAATTGAGACGTATAGTTTAGCAATATGTTCGTGAGTCTAGATTTTTTTGGTTCGTTTTTTTATCAATAAAAAAATGAACAAAAGCCTGTTTTAAGGCAATGCCTCTTTTACAAACATTATTCAATAACACTAGCCAAATAACTAGCATCTTTTTGGACACCACCCAAAGTAGCAGAACCACGCGTATACATCCACGGCAAGCCAATAAAGTACAAGCCTTTAATATTACTAACACCACGTATGTTTTTTGGGTAATTATCAGCATCTAATTCCAAACCTTCAATCCAGTTAAAATTAGGACGGTAACCCGTTGCCCAAACAATATTTTTAATGGTAGAAACCTTCTTTTTCTCAAAAAATAACATTTCGTTTAAAGCATCATTAGTTCTACCTACAGGAATAACGTTTTCTCTAGCTAAAATTTCTTTTACATTAGTACCAATTACAGGTTGTTTGGCAGCATTTATACGCTTACCTAACCAACTATATTTGGTAAAACTTAAAAAACCAGTAACTGTAAACCACCACCAAATGGTTTTACCTAAAAATTGTTGCGGAATAGATTTTACAGTAGTATCGCCAGAAAAATAAACAGTTCTAGAACCATCTTTAGAGAGCTCGTTTAAAATTTGGTAACCAGAATCTCCTGCACCAACAACCAAAGCATCTCCGTTTTGTAATTGTTCTGGTGTTTTGTAGTAGTTGCTATGCATTTGTAGTATGCTGTCTGCAAGTTTTGTATGGCAGGGCGGAGTGTAAGGTATATGAAAAGGTCCAGTAGCAACAATAACATTTTTAGCTCTAATTTCTCCGTTTTTATGCGTAATAAAAAAACCTTTGTTTGTTTTACGTACTGCAGTAACTAGAGTATTTAATTGTACCGGAATATTATACTCTTGCACATAAGTTTTAAAGTAATTAGCAACTTCAAACTTAGAAGGGTAGTGGCCCTTAGGCGCATCAAATTTTAAACCAGGCAAATTATTGTAGGCTGTACAGGTAAAAAGCTTTAGAGAATCCCATCTGTTTAGCCAAGATGCACCAATTTGGTCTTCGCCATCTACAACTAAGAAATTCTTATTCATTTTTTTTAAATGATACGCCATAGCTAATCCTGCTTGGGCACCACCAATTACCACATAATCTAACATTAAATTGCGTTGTTTAATTTGTACAAAAGTAGCAACATTTGCAAGACCAACAAGGAAGTGCGTAGTAAAGCTTAAAACAATTACTTGTGAACAAATAGTATAGCATAAGAAATTAAAATTATAACTATCTATAAAATAAAATATGTCTAAAAATACTACGTTAATTAAAAAAGTAGCACGAAAATACTTTTTGTGCTTACGTTTATAGGTTCGCTATTTTAAACTGTAGACTTTAAATGTAATTTTAGCTTATAAATTATTAGATAATTAATTAGTAAACGTATGGGTTGGGATATAAGTTATCATCCAATTAATGAAAAGCAAATAAACAGTTGGTATTTTGATGTATTAGATAACCAAAACTTAATAAATACACTTGCAGAAGAACATAGTCTAGATGATTTTTACAAGGATAAATATATAGATGTTATAAAAGTTGCATTAGAAACGAGTAAAGAAGATAGTTTTGATATGACACACGGCTATTATGTAGCTGTTGTACAGGGTTTCTTTAATAAATATTTTTACACTAGAGGAGCAGCTTTATCTTTTTTAGAACAACCATTTTTTGAAAAATACTATAAAAAATGGGATCAAATAATAGATCAAGACAAATACTCAAACAACATAAGCAATAGTATAAGTACTAATTATAGTTCTGGTGTTTATATACCAGCTAATATGGTTGTTCAGTTGTTACAGGATTATGATACAAACGCAGAAGTTAAAAGTGAACTAGATAATTTATTTTCATATGATAGAATTATAGTTTTTTTAAAGGCTTTAAATTATGCAAAAGAACACAATTTAGGACTTTTAGAAGCAACGGAAGTTGTAGAGCCTAACCCTATGGATTTAAATAAATCGGCTTGTTATTCTAATCTGTTTAACTGTGATCTAGAAGGTGCGTTGCTATACCAACAAGCAGCACTAGAACAACTTGCAGAAATAGAAAAAAAGGAAGGTTTGCCAGAGGGTCATATCTCATCTAAGGCAGAGTATGAGGTTACTAATATAAACCCAACAGAGGTAATTAACCCAAAAGAAGAAAAAGTAAAAAAGAGTTTTTGGAAGCGATTATTAGGTAAGTAGCCAATTGTAAGATTAATTAAAATTAAATAACCATATCAATAAAAATTATGTTAGAAAGATTATTATTAAAACATTTAACTAAAAAAGGAAAAATAGGATATTTTGTAGGTATAGTGGTATTATTTGTCTTGTTGGCAGTTTACCTTTTTGGAATAGAAGATTACAGTATGGATCGTGGGCGTAACCCATTTTTTATAGGAATGATTATCATAAACCTATCTTGGGCAGGTGTTTCTTATGCTTTATGGAAAAAACCTAAAGAAGAAGAGAGTACAACTACTAAAGAAGAAGTTTTAAATAAATAGAACACAACAGTACTTAATTTATATTATAAACCTCAAAACAACGTGTTTTTGAGGTTTTTTTATTCTAGAACTAGTAGTAAGGAGTAGACAATTTTTCTATATTTATGAGCTAAACAACCACAAAAGCATTAATCATTACTAATGAGTTTATACTCTTTATACCCTAAGTTAAAATTAACACACCAAGATTATCTGGACTATAACACCTATTTTGTTAAACATACTAGTGACAGGGTTTCAAAAAACGACATTGAGTCTAGGTTGCGTTTTATAGCAGATAGTTACAACAAAAAACACGCTTTGCTAAGTGATGAAGCTATTTTGGCCATTAATAACAGAGTAAAGAAAAAACTAAAATCAGAAAAACGCATTTTTTTATCATTTGCCTTTGCTGCTATGGTATTGTTGTATTTTGGAATTAAATATTTAAAACCAGTTATAGGAGTAAGTGTTTATTATAATGTACCTGTGGTTGGTAATAATCCTTGGGAAATTATTCTTGTTGTGCTTATATTTTTATGCGCTTGGTGGTACGAGAAAAAGAATTATAAAAACAAACTTATAAGTGGCGTAAAAAACCAAATTATAGCAAGTGTAGAGACGTATATTGCTTCATCAGAATACCGTAAACAGCAACACAGTAAAAAACAACAGCATAAAGTAACTAAAAGACGTAGATGGTAATTGGTTACACTATCTACTAAAAATACCCTGTGATAATAACTTTTAATTTACCTACTAAGTAAGAAAATCAGTGTTAAGGTTTAGTATTTTTATTTTGTGGTTTTATTAGATTGCTTAATTTTCTCCCATTTCTGCTTGGGTAATATTGGTAAACGTTGGTAAACCTTCTGTAATACTACCAGCACCTTTTTTGTTTAT containing:
- a CDS encoding LytR/AlgR family response regulator transcription factor, whose protein sequence is MIKVVIVEDEFNAQNTLSKLLKYTQKDIDVIATIDTVNDAILFLNENTPDLVFMDIELIGGNAFTILDALDKISFRIIFTTAYDDFAIQAIRVDAIDYLLKPIDSDELTACIDRFRTLYKQDKKVLSLEMKIQDLETKDEHKNLLIKTTQEQHILPLNDIIRCQSDGSYTIFYTADKKIMSARNLKYYENILSEQIFVRVHQSHLININYIESIVLNNILLKDGEKIPLASRKKSYLKQFLANL
- a CDS encoding DUF3806 domain-containing protein is translated as MQTTLRDLTQGEINNLELDLDLAYSICKKYEPDFNGSFTASLLTKVFGLWLTDSSNFVANEDIADFNSKCLTKPTPKMVEFGLGSAYGEVLNEEFGTSWKHITDEYGAEICIRNEDPVYTTFPYTIVQKRIDSKETSFFEPIMETMRYNIGKK
- a CDS encoding DUF6882 domain-containing protein, with amino-acid sequence MENEKNNQELNMADFKIIEKLKPQSFNDLVENYAGLSFEKQYVFGDVIGDNGWQLDMGKATITFGELSFPIQVIGSLSFNTSSWMWGWANTQSGIPENLLLQSNKLKEFGEEHAIKELIEPHFNVDENFEHKMGMVACGLFNSKSYYCANYGQGTLVVTIDDDKIPAIDKSKLEKVLTVFPQLISSISIAHVSALKNYLIDRDFKLSMSDKEIKGEKDGKVVTAEFDDLGRLQSLSGKL
- a CDS encoding MepB family protein, with product MNNQLSLIKTKIYDKCKLTITNFILEEESKEYDACRFLLGGHVIISRNSKITPKKLGQFVTFWKRSKSGPIEPFNATNNIDFFIVNVADQDKLGQFVFPKSVLLKKGILSTEKKEGKRAFRVYPSWVVPISKQALKTQEWQLKYFYIINDEINLEEVNALYS
- a CDS encoding DUF1287 domain-containing protein — its product is MKKILLLLFLGIQFGFAQTSVKQISLSDAALQLTKDNVTYDPSYFSIDYPNGDVPSDKGVCTDVIVRAYRKLGIDLQKNVHLDMKSNFNVYPKLWGLKTTDKNIDHRRVPNLMTYFKRKGEEKLISKKAEDYVAGDIVCWNLGGAITHIGIVVNKKSKDGKRNLIVHNIGGGQVLQDCLFSFKIIGHYRYKI
- a CDS encoding acetyltransferase produces the protein MFYIIIIILTIISALTLGMFRKNAVTQPKKYIVVVSAIGLVVSLIMGFYIGTAYTHGFDIPWWFFSILFFIMILVPCLILVALAQLKLKVKKHRD
- a CDS encoding DUF4272 domain-containing protein, producing MKDDLNNKNLDMDNEELEDDMQVRTKTAVAERILGLLAIIGKVHQGQEPSFKSWVTNNGINNYLSFKETEFINSVEPEENDIVYYSWRAEALTSLFWAVNLIEEMPALNTQFDVYSIRELAEIIGNPKAFIKSVTLRSDEDLMAIETELYNQHWRVRDAQLFGKEMPEELNPSVVYERRYALSWIIGYGDDWDSVPTDT
- a CDS encoding PLP-dependent transferase, with the protein product MQDNKTLNYIKDVVANMPKDWLNLTTHRLDIYNEELAKVQFLNELEALYVANNSTTTALSELHTAYDYIRLGHPLSCVLEWGIAKLHGLDTQNVISFDSNTVPVLSILRKNLFDKKETQILYTGELPANFNVDVIKNVYGYNFNLKKINSANDVTAFNGSTVFIEDQKTIGAVTLNSNIDFYISLHGKLGSVLVVNTTENTATYVKDIQHVRRRETIAMTPANSLLALNSLTAEAEYVYEEEDVKADKASVLASIKDITRASTKPLVASSGLSIQYAILMGLVNDALENHKGKAIKIIVPPNCYGGTNDQARRVAACLQNVAIVDLPVDGDNDMVQSVHTVLDAIAAEDAVPLIIAEIPTNPRVEVPDLIALKDALSKERKTPSGAIAIDPVFILDQTFCPNVHFLGEDDVLSSVRIISFASGSKFPSGGKCTAGYCVGNTKAADLMEKIELHLTLCDNEATALQYSILAEQLPSMNQRIADAYTNTRDFVNFIHANLPGAKINFVSKELASEGFTPSVFSLDLPTKGNTEEERETYKRALNLKLINLMITKIPNESKFCVSYGQLKGCYWTIPATSTQGTTKEGDKDYIVRASLSPNLDLDLHKQVFLEFVASI
- a CDS encoding flavin-containing monooxygenase — encoded protein: MLDYVVIGGAQAGLAMAYHLKKMNKNFLVVDGEDQIGASWLNRWDSLKLFTCTAYNNLPGLKFDAPKGHYPSKFEVANYFKTYVQEYNIPVQLNTLVTAVRKTNKGFFITHKNGEIRAKNVIVATGPFHIPYTPPCHTKLADSILQMHSNYYKTPEQLQNGDALVVGAGDSGYQILNELSKDGSRTVYFSGDTTVKSIPQQFLGKTIWWWFTVTGFLSFTKYSWLGKRINAAKQPVIGTNVKEILARENVIPVGRTNDALNEMLFFEKKKVSTIKNIVWATGYRPNFNWIEGLELDADNYPKNIRGVSNIKGLYFIGLPWMYTRGSATLGGVQKDASYLASVIE